TAACCATgaagttcttgtcatcgttggCAGCTTACCTCAACAAGGTATTAGGTGAAGCCTGTGAGGGTGCGTTGCTTTTCCAACACCTTAGCCTTGTCATTGCCCATGGTAATGCTGCGAGCGTGCTGGCTTGCTTCAATAGGCTCCATTCACccttgtggtgtgcgaccaaTTGAAGCACTTGGTGTTacattgatgttttcttttttccacctttttttactttgtctttcttttgtataCATTATGAACATTTTATAGCTTTCTCTCTATgatattattcattgtttttattcataCTTCACAGGCTAGTAACCTCATTCTTGTTGGAATTGGCTGTACTATCGTTGGATTTGCAGGtaatactttatatgtatatgtgtgtggtgtaattTCCAACACACAATCTTTAAGACAGCATGTTGAcactagtatgtgtatgtgtattgaaaaATAACTGCCTAAGAAAAGTTcttaagtcagaaaaaaaaagagcacaATCAATTTAAAGTAATAGATTAGTATGATTTTAGtacaattttttaaatcaaaaaccaGATGGCTAAGCATATTTATCAAATGATTCATGCAGAATCAGATTTCCCTAAGCAAAAGGCATGCTCAAACAATCATCAGACATAATTGGAAATGTATAGCcgggtttttttttgctgaaggCCAAGGGTGAAAACAAACTACTTGGCTTTCTGTAAAACCGAGGAAATTATGATCATGCCCCCACCTCCAATAAATATGTTCGTGAAGGCTTCcaaagttatgtcccttggtcTGTGGTACAAAGCTATATTGTAAACTGAGGGGGTGCATGTAGGAGTATAATGTGTGAGAGTGGGGAAACAGGAATAAAAATATCTGTTAGTACCACAGactttcatttcatcatcatcatcattcattaatgtttgctttccatgctggcatgggttggatagttcgaCAGGATCCATCAAGCTGCAGGGTCATGCtgagctccagtgtcagctttggttagccaaagctgacactggagctcaGTGCAGTCCTGTGGCTCACTGAATCCTGTGAAAGCgtctgatccatgccagcatagaaagcaaatgttaaatgatgatgatgataaaaaaatatatagaagtctATTTTACTAGACTTGGGTAGTTATAACAATAACTGCCCAAGAATTTAGGCAGATGTtgacattaatattttaaatatagtgacatctaaatgaaaatttttttcttcagttataaatattttgctttgatgACTGTTCTGTTCTGATTGGAGCCTGGGGTAgactcctggcttgccagtcctcagtcaaactgtccaacccatgccatcatggaaagcagacgttaaacaatgatgatgatgttgagatgACTGCATCAGCTATATAGACATTAAAAGATTAGCAGGTGATGAATAGTTTAAGAGGAATGAATTCAAGAAAATACAACACCAAATGATGTACTTGCTaggtgttaaaaatattttttatataaacccTTTTCCATTTCGAaccattttcataagtttgtcctaaacattcatgcttgttttcaaacttttagttagcccttgtttcatacttTCTGAGTtatatataaagctttcctttataTATCCTGTGTACCATATGTGATAtacaggacagacaaagggttaaaAGACTCTGATGAGTCTATCAACAGTGATTATTAGTGTTGGTTATTATACTTGAAAAATACAGTTCTCATAATGTCCATCGGTGCATCATGTGTGAATATTCATTCTTTTTACAGGTCGCTATGCTCTTCGTTATGGCAAAGTTGCAGGAGAAACTTTGAAAAAACAAATAGATTCTTTACCATCAACATCTGTAAGTATTTAGTTTCTTACTGGTATcttcatattttatgtttttaattattattattgttattaagtttGTGAAATGGCAGAGTGGTAActtaaataccttgtggtatttaattgcATCACTGTACCTTCTGATTTCAAgctctgctgaagttgacttggGTGCTTCTGGCATTCATTACATAaacaccagtaatatactggagtTAATTCACTTGACTGGAACCCTATCCTTCCAAATGTGTTTTTATTAATCTTTAACCAGTTTTCAGAAACACATATGAAGAGAAAGTGTTTTCCTTGTTACTCTAtgtttatgtacttatgtattgTTTATTGAATGTAATCTCTCAACACCtggtataaagccacctccctcaatacaaCACCTCTGCTTAGTTGGGGAGTTTTGTTCTTGTAAGTTATTGGTGACATTATAGTACAAAtgccacaaaaaaagaaaacccagtacactctgtaaagtgactggtgttGGGAAgagcattcagtcatagaaactcTGACTAAGCAGATAGTGGAGTCtggtacagtcctctggcttgtcatTTCCAGTTGAATTATCTAACCATTTTCAGGCatataaaacagacattaaatgatggtgatatatttttaattatcattatcatggaTAATTATCTATGTTCCAGGTTGTCATTGCTTGAATAGTTTGACAGTATCCTACAAGCTGGAAGATTACATCAAACTCCAAAGTCTtctttagcatagtttctatgactggatactcttcctaatgccaaccattttacagagtgttctgAATGCTTTTTTTACATGATACTGGCACTAGTAAAATTGTCAAGTAActcaaaagacaaatatatatatatatatatatatatatatatatatatatatatatatatctttgtcttttgagggagagagaagacAAACAGAGAGtttgttaataattattttactctCCTGTATTATGAATAACAGTGTTAATTTTTATTCTAATAATCAACTTTCTTTTTGTTCAGGCATTTACCtataacaaatattacaaaggTGGTTTTGAACCCAAAATGTCCAAACGAGAAGCTGGATTAATTCTTGGTGTCAGGTCAGTTTGTAATCATCAGTTTTGTTTATGAGAATGATGGTATGCATGCTCCTTATTTTTCATtgcatattatttttcattctagaTTGCTCATAATTTGGTGTAATTTAGAGATCtaatattattacttatttaaAGGTGGAAAACTGGCTGACTCATAAGCACaccagacagaatgcttagcagcatttcgtctatctttacattctgagttcaaattctgccatggtcaactttacctttcatcctttcagggttgattaaataagtaccagttgagtactggggtcgatgtaatcaacctaccccCTCCCCTGAAGTTGCTGCCCCTGTGCCATAGTCTATTCCATGTGTTTCGGCGGCTGATGACACTCGAAAATATGCACAGCTAAGCTAAGAATCTCCCTTGTTTTTAATCGCCTCATTCATTCAAACTCATctattctctaaaataattctttcttgtttgttctaaCCCCACAATGTCTAACCTTGTTTCTTGGCTACATGTATAACTCCTTCTTGTTTGCTCTAGCCCTTAAAATGACCTTTCGTGTGAGTGGTTGCGCCCACCCTTTCCCACACCCACCACCAATACtggaaatctctttctctcttactcttaccagaaatctctttctctctctctgttactggAAATCTCTTTCTCTTACCAGATACCCAGCTAcccttcccctctctcctcctctattGGTAATCTTGCTGCCCTCTCCTTTCTTTCCACCCCCTATCTCTAGACTAACTAAACCAGATAGTAgcccacttctttttctttctttttatttatttacacatctcTGCAGCATCAGTAATACTTCACCCACAAGGCTCATGacacttatatttacaatgccccaaatacatacatatacaatgcttCCTCACTCCCCCCTCCCCCCGAGATAACAACCTTAACAACTCTAACATGTTTGAATGACGGTAGGTTAAAAGCAAGaacactgatacttatttatgatcaagaccacacacacacacataacaaacttctttcagtttctgcctaccaaatttactcacatggctttggttggacAAGGgctatggaagaaaaaaaacacttgcccatggtgacactatggaactgaacctgaagccacatgattgggaagcaaacttttgaaccatacaaccatgcctgcacctcacAGCCATACCTACATCTCACAACCATGTCTGCATCTTTAAGTTGATATATAAAGCCTGTAGGGATATAGCTATAGTTATATATTGATTTAACCTGAttgtaaaacatataaataagggATTTTTAATTCCAAGGGTGTTTGAAAGTGTAAAGCAATCAGTTATAATGCCTCCAAGAAATGAAATTGTTACTGCTGTCACTCAACGCTGTAACAAACAATACTCTACAATATCACCATTCAACACATACTTATAATGAGCTTCTTACAGGTTCCATtttccaaatttactcacaaggcatcaCTCAGTCCAAATTtcaatgtaaatttatgtatgtgaatgtgtgtgtgggtgtgtgaagtATAATCTGCaccttgttttctttatatatttaaagaattgcATGGTTTAAAGAAAACACAGAAAGATTagtaaattatttctattttctattttagcCCATCTGTGAGTAAATCTAAACTTAAGGAAGCCCACAAAAGAATTATGCTTTTAAACCATCCAGACAGAGGTAAGTCTTCTATACTTTCTGGAGACCTTTAACATCAAATATGCACTTTATTTATGCTTCTATACAAGAAGCATTTATTATATTCAGGAAAGCCTTCAACCATATCTGGCATGCAAGTCTTATATCAAAACTTCCTCCCACCTATGGCTCTTATCTATCATTTCCTGGATCTGCAGCTTTCTAACAGATCATACTATCATGGCATGTGTTGATGGTGTTTTTTCTGCCCCATTCTCCACCTAGTCTGATATTCCTCAGAGTTCTCTTCTGTCACTTTTTCCCGCTATCTTTTATAAATCAATGCTTTCTTTGCTGCCATATCCATCAGCACCCCTTCGCATACAGATTACACAATCCTTCATTTCTACTTAAGATTCGTTATCCATGAATTATCCACATGCAACCCTAATACAACTTGTCAGACATGCATTGATTCTATTATCAGAGTTCTTCAGAGCATCTTCCAATGAGGCCATACCAACAAAAAAACTTGAGCGTTACACATATCAAGGAAACATTAACACAACATACCCTTTCTAAACATTAGAGCCTTCACACTTACTCCAAATGTTGGACCTCACTATCACCAAGGATTTTTCCTGGCAAAAGCACATCCTTCATGCAGTTAGAACTACTTCTCTACAGACTAGCCCTTCTCAAGGCCTGAAGATATTTCAGTCCCCAACAGCTACTGACGTTCCAGAAGACTTGAGTAATGCCCACAGTTGAGTACTGCTCTTACATCTGGGATAGTGCTGCTTCTACATTGATACCTTGGGTCACATCTAGAGAAGGGCCACCCAACTGATTGTCACTCCATCATTAACAGATGCACTTTAGCCTCTTAATGCACAGACATATTGTCTCCTCTGTAATGGCTTTTGCTCCTTGGAATTGGTTGATCATGTACCTCTACCACTCCAAACAAACAAGCTAGAGAGACTTTGTACTAACCAGAAAACCTAATAGACAGTCGGCTGTGAATACAAAATCTTTtcttggtgaagaatgtaccacCTAATAAAGTCTAGTTATTTATGAGACCAGAGTAAGATCTAGTTGAACCAAGAGGTACAAGACAATctgtagaaggaaagaatagaagCTGAATAAAAGTTCAGAAATGTACTATGTAATATCTCTGTCATGAAAGAAGAGGAGATAGAGGCTTGCAAAGTAGATAAGGCAACTTACTGCAGGCCACAGACTGGATCTGTAGGTAGAGCAAGATTCCAACCAAATGGAATGTGACATGGTGGTAGTCGTAATATTTTAATGAGAGACATAAAAGCTAAGAGACAAATCAGGAATAAAAGGGGAGAACCAGGAACAATGTCAGGTAGCTAAAGGAATGGCTAGATGTCAAGTAGACTTATCAAGGAGAAAAGTAGAAAGTTTGCTGATTTTATAGAGGCATAAGACATTCTAGATTTCAAAGCAATGTGTTAATGTGGATTAAGACATCATAGGTAAGAAATGTGTATGCAATGGTAGCAGTGCATTTGCCTTCTCTTGTGCCAAGAAGGTGATATGGAAATACTACTATGGGAAGTTACTGAATAAGAAGAATCCAATGAAGAGATTCAACAAGTAGTTTCAGAAGTAGCACCAGCTATATGGTTGATAAGGTTATAAAGGCATGCAAAGCAGCTTGACTATCAGAGATAGTCTCTAGGACatgcactgttgttgttggcactccgtcgcttacgacgtcgagggttccagttgatccgatcaacggaactgcctgc
This genomic interval from Octopus bimaculoides isolate UCB-OBI-ISO-001 chromosome 4, ASM119413v2, whole genome shotgun sequence contains the following:
- the LOC106874709 gene encoding mitochondrial import inner membrane translocase subunit TIM14 isoform X1 — translated: MSKASNLILVGIGCTIVGFAGRYALRYGKVAGETLKKQIDSLPSTSAFTYNKYYKGGFEPKMSKREAGLILGVSPSVSKSKLKEAHKRIMLLNHPDRGGSPYLAAKINEAKDYLENNKN
- the LOC106874709 gene encoding mitochondrial import inner membrane translocase subunit TIM14 isoform X2; translated protein: MASNLILVGIGCTIVGFAGRYALRYGKVAGETLKKQIDSLPSTSAFTYNKYYKGGFEPKMSKREAGLILGVSPSVSKSKLKEAHKRIMLLNHPDRGGSPYLAAKINEAKDYLENNKN